The following coding sequences are from one Novosphingobium sp. Gsoil 351 window:
- a CDS encoding alginate export family protein, whose product MRLTLIAIAGLAAGTPAAAQTVTLKPLIDARLRYEHVDQDGITKRADAATARVRAGVEAKSGAFSVLVEGQGTLAIGEDYFDGLHLPAIRPLVADPENIALYRAQVQYKSKPLTLTAGRQRIALDDERFVGAVGFRQNGQTFDAIRAEVTAIPKLKLDATYAWSQRTLWGVDGTGARQQAVSGDFVFGNVGYASPIGTVSAFAYLVDEDEAAVNGFRMSSQTYGARLAGTKPAGEAKLAYQLSYAHQIDYHHNPNSYGADYYLADAAIEAKGFKLGGGYEVLGAGAGSIAGAALTSFQTPLATGFKFQGWADKFLTTPPDGVRDLYGSVGYGVKKLGPLAAVTLQAAYHRFESDRLVRHYGNELDLLASAKLRKTTLSVRYADYNADRFATDTSKFWLQADWTI is encoded by the coding sequence ATGCGGCTGACGCTGATCGCAATCGCCGGGCTCGCAGCGGGAACCCCCGCTGCGGCCCAGACGGTCACCCTCAAACCCCTGATCGATGCGCGCCTGCGCTATGAGCATGTCGATCAGGACGGCATCACCAAACGGGCCGACGCCGCCACCGCCCGGGTCCGCGCCGGGGTCGAGGCCAAGTCGGGCGCGTTTTCTGTGCTGGTCGAAGGCCAGGGCACGCTGGCCATCGGCGAGGACTACTTCGACGGCCTGCATCTGCCTGCGATCCGGCCCTTGGTCGCCGATCCGGAGAACATCGCGCTGTACCGCGCACAGGTGCAGTACAAGAGCAAGCCGTTGACGTTGACCGCCGGGCGCCAGCGGATCGCGCTTGACGACGAACGCTTCGTCGGCGCGGTGGGCTTCCGCCAGAACGGCCAGACGTTCGACGCGATCCGCGCCGAGGTCACCGCGATCCCCAAGCTCAAGCTCGATGCGACCTATGCCTGGAGCCAGCGTACGCTGTGGGGCGTCGATGGCACCGGCGCCCGCCAGCAGGCCGTTTCGGGCGACTTCGTGTTCGGCAACGTCGGATATGCCAGCCCGATCGGCACCGTATCCGCGTTCGCCTATTTGGTCGATGAGGACGAGGCCGCAGTGAACGGCTTCCGGATGTCGAGCCAGACTTACGGGGCGCGGCTGGCCGGAACCAAGCCGGCCGGCGAGGCCAAGCTGGCCTACCAGCTAAGCTATGCGCATCAGATCGATTATCACCACAATCCGAACAGTTACGGCGCGGATTATTACCTCGCCGACGCTGCGATCGAAGCCAAGGGCTTCAAACTGGGCGGCGGCTATGAAGTGCTGGGCGCAGGCGCTGGTTCGATCGCGGGCGCGGCGCTGACGTCCTTCCAGACCCCGCTGGCGACCGGGTTCAAGTTCCAGGGCTGGGCCGACAAGTTCCTGACCACCCCGCCCGACGGGGTCCGTGATCTCTACGGCAGCGTAGGGTACGGGGTGAAGAAGCTTGGCCCCCTGGCGGCGGTCACGCTTCAGGCCGCCTACCACCGCTTTGAAAGCGACCGCCTGGTTCGCCATTACGGTAACGAACTCGATCTGCTGGCGAGTG